The following proteins are encoded in a genomic region of Sparus aurata chromosome 23, fSpaAur1.1, whole genome shotgun sequence:
- the rai1 gene encoding retinoic acid-induced protein 1 isoform X4: MSRSDLFPNLRTLWRLRTPNPPSPLSRLTSPPPFLPWLQTERVMQSFRERSGGYHSNQPCYQQEPHELSRLETYRQHPHHPHPQHPHPGPGPHPGPGPGPGHTRSGYEAHSLANPTSMPPAGGPGTGGGPKDCYSQQAYPGYPGNTGGNGSGNGAPAPSQAKKSYRGSKVPPSNPSQHLQGYGNHMGPGNYSAQYMSEGHLQQKWEDPAQLAQYDQEMVGRMEAGGTPAPGSSQYMDQNMLGHSQTQCHQPSTPAYTSPHHQPHPPNPAPSPLMYPQSHLHYPQHSPSPSPYMEKCSPMPHCYKGYNMPPNSQYGRQMTSHSNLKQGGYRSTQNSYGYQQPPSRGYEQQPPLQAMTNPQEPHPKYQHYSQPQQNYCLSELSVRSPEQYYQTCSPSSSHSPARSVGRSPSYSSTPSPLMTNPESFQYSQPPMTPGAASSSSSSSAGMQEQASTNTMLMPPRSHPSPNVPHAASHSYTTTPQVPTMKERFSEKLLSNPSLWSLNALTSQVENISNNVQQLLLSEALVANKKGSKRNSGGSNSSAGSGASSKKGEEYKSPPYLDGSGGNVGAGPMQDPYSTPQHQPMPMELHEGGYSSSSDEQLERGYYYCGQGRSPAQAPNNTQLSLDTASSCSMTSPDDMSTRSGDSGLHNLTPDPTRCQSGQGGDGMSTPVKSIGDERSPTSITIPSPMKQERDSPSDIQHINEPVKENFEESAWTEKSADKEEMTTEINPDHDRDSDTTKSTENLEKWSDEEKCPALYSKVNKEVTEKSYCYKETVYQEVQSKYDPDVRDSVEQSPAALSDSSHKEHFGQEMKSEAFKSESPTASESSVKTLPFISRVDLEQDQYSTEKDDSSENTSPTPQVETLDESNSDKREGRDEEDEEEGEGEEEADEEEEDEIQKQKQHTLSPPLSADVTEELGEGEKDSQTSTEEHMNNRDMAEKPPGDLCSRTESQSTEIHVDNESAGAPAHPNAAAATAAAEASERESAIGDTVPQPQSAMPVFSALNDKATPPAPARDHIDHSDAKVLEPDSPQLPGKSILPSAPSWADTPPSPKKGDEDMEPGISCASAVTPLAKPEPVAPSAQPRAFGRKHARGRRRIMHSGVAIRRQLCLEQEGEKEEEGAPSPTQKPCMPPSKTVLFSDQMDLAHQESIVSQTPKMLTDGFRSRMCTRSFNAPDLPPKVEPHVKRKPGPKPGSKPGLKPGPKPGPKPGPKPGAKPGPKPGPKPGLKPGPKPGPKPGPKPGPKPVPNEPELSSKFETPLKRKPGPKPGSKPGSKPGPKPGSKPGPKPGLKPGPKPGPKPGPKPADVLPPTDTAPIKAPVGRPKGSVSKAKLVQDEPIQPLTGMLSRGRKSLKATISQENQDVKLFNQEEKQANHEAKAPEKESKNMVLRSRKPSQEKLSKEKEKIIEEAILPQTITEFKASDVSPKLEESLTLEQTLTPIPNAVKNKDVPAEPPAPLASPVPTEQSEEKTSLTLKRKPSPEPSTMPVKKKRGPKPKPKPIPPEPPLLEQAVSLPKEKAVRGPKRKRGPPKKAPVVTSPPKDTLPSISESDITSEVPVVPPQCPTKTKVLPPRKGRGQKYEAMVQKITSPSSKKHPPIPQIESNLTDDVTAKTLSQHVLKEGETSTLVNSTEVIEGQVKSIESRQEVKKQVRKDEVSQEVSTPGEVRQEVTEEVVNKDEIRRENIKQGAQLDVGAGKISSVEAPAEVRPQGKWTQQATDDASSVATKSTRTKRKRWAMVESTDASVVALEAGSLIVTTPRLAKQRAIKNNHEMHLKQRRKKRKGQGPLDETDTVEETNIETVEQQEKEKIEETETSTESTIPLPVSPDEITEAPQVTSTELTQKPRRGRKPSANPAKRKHGKASSEQIPGKPVKVHKKPGPKPGMKDAIEVIEAVVRAAGCEGAKKEEREKEEMDRREKEKTEEQETCIVGPVVTVSEKQTETISVKRIRRRPVHQNSKLSFCPYVRINNSRDFSSWCAIVNKPEDAVIFQRRRKKGILRMRNPFTVAKGVPHTAAMLQGPLVNKNLTERCLLCSLCGKQANYRDLGDLCGPYYTEDGVPRKLLTIRHAESLREESEKTEENNGSSTNDPGHSSKKEDEDSTEKEGNAEASAQEGSSSRHHHWRHRRAERTERMGQEGGPRRLTLRERFRRMKQLQAIGSGASSDQEGSDNMFHRLQVEAEAKEHWAHENCAIWTKGVIMVAGRLYGLKEAACKSAQTAAHSTRMISPSNVLNTSLSSRFLQDL, encoded by the exons AACCCCTAACCCCCCTTCCCCCCTTTCCCGCCTCACCTCACCTCCCCCTTTCCTGCCTTGGCTACAGACGGAGAGAGTGATGCAGTCCTTCCGTGAGCGCAGCGGTGGTTACCACAGCAACCAACCCTGCTACCAGCAGGAGCCCCATGAATTATCCCGCCTGGAGACCTACCGGCAACACCCGCATCATCCCCACCCACAGCACCCGCACCCAGGTCCTGGTCCACATCCAGgtccaggcccaggcccagggcACACCAGGTCAGGCTATGAAGCTCATTCACTGGCGAACCCCACGAGCATGCCTCCTGCAGGAGGACCAGGAACTGGAGGAGGACCCAAGGACTGTTACAGCCAGCAAGCTTACCCTGGTTACCCAGGCAACACTGGTGGAAATGGGAGTGGAAACGGGGCCCCAGCACCCTCGCAAGCAAAGAAATCTTATAGAGGAAGCAAAGTGCCCCCATCAAACCCCAGTCAGCACTTACAAGGCTATGGTAACCACATGGGCCCTGGGAATTACTCAGCCCAGTATATGAGCGAGGGCCACCTCCAGCAAAAATGGGAGGACCCAGCCCAGTTAGCACAGTATGACCAAGAAATGGTGGGGCGTATGGAGGCTGGCGGCACCCCTGCACCGGGCTCCTCCCAGTACATGGACCAGAACATGCTAGGCCACTCCCAAACCCAGTGCCACCAGCCCTCAACCCCTGCCTATACCAGCCCCCACCACCAACCCCACCCACCTAACCCTGCCCCCTCCCCTCTCATGTACCCTCAGAGTCACCTGCACTACCCCCAGCACTCACCCTCTCCTTCGCCATACATGGAAAAGTGCAGCCCTATGCCCCACTGTTATAAAGGTTACAATATGCCCCCCAATTCCCAGTATGGCAGACAAATGACAAGCCACAGCAATCTGAAGCAGGGAGGTTACAGGTCAACCCAGAACAGTTATGGCTACCAGCAGCCTCCATCCAGAGGTTATGAGCAGCAGCCCCCGTTACAGGCCATGACCAACCCCCAGGAGCCCCACCCTAAATACCAACACTACAGCCAACCCCAACAAAACTATTGTCTCTCAGAGCTGTCTGTCAGATCACCAGAGCAGTATTACCAGACTTGTAGCCCCTCCTCAAGCCACTCCCCTGCACGCTCTGTAGGGCGCTCCCCGTCATACAGCTCCACCCCTTCACCACTGATGACCAATCCAGAATCATTTCAGTACAGCCAGCCACCGATGACCCCTGGGgcagcctcctcttcctcatcctcttcagCTGGTATGCAGGAGCAAGCCAGCACCAACACTATGTTGATGCCACCACGCTCACACCCCTCACCCAATGTTCCACATGCAGCCTCTCACAGCTATACCACCACACCGCAGGTCCCCACAATGAAAGAACGTTTTTCAGAGAAGCTGTTGTCAAACCCCAGCTTGTGGAGCCTGAATGCCCTCACCTCTCAGGTAGAGAACATCTCTAATaatgtccagcagctgttgctTTCAGAGGCCCTGGTGGCCAATAAGAAAGGCAGTAAGCGCAACAGTGGAGGGAGCAACAGTAGCGCTGGAAGTGGAGCATCCTCCAAAAAGGGTGAGGAGTACAAAAGTCCTCCATATTTAGATGGTAGTGGTGGTAATGTTGGCGCTGGCCCCATGCAAGACCCCTACTCTACACCACAGCACCAACCAATGCCCATGGAACTACATGAGGGAGGCTACTCCAGCAGTAGTGATGAACAATTGGAGAGGGGCTACTATTACTGTGGTCAGGGCAGAAGTCCCGCACAGGCCCCCAATAACACACAACTCAGCCTGGATACAGCCTCTTCATGCTCCATGACATCTCCAGATGATATGTCCACCAGGTCTGGGGACTCAGGTCTGCACAACCTAACCCCGGATCCTACTAGATGCCAGTCAGGGCAGGGAGGAGATGGCATGAGTACTCCAGTGAAGAGCATCGGTGATGAAAGGTCTCCTACAAGCATTACAATCCCCAGTCCCATGAAACAAGAAAGGGACTCCCCTTCGGATATACAACATATCAACGAGCCTGTCAAAGAAAACTTTGAAGAATCAGCCTGGACAGAGAAATCAGCTGACAAAGAGGAGatgacaacagaaataaacCCTGACCATGATAGAGATTCCGACACAACAAAATCGACAGAGAATCTGGAGAAATGGTCAGATGAGGAGAAATGCCCAGCTCTCTACAGCAAAGTAAACAAAGAGGTGACAGAAAAAAGCTATTGCTATAAGGAGACGGTGTACCAAGAGGTCCAGAGCAAATATGACCCTGATGTAAGAGACTCAGTTGAACAGTCCCCAGCAGCTCTCTCTGACTCCAGCCACAAGGAACACTTTGGCCAAGAGATGAAATCAGAGGCATTTAAATCAGAGTCCCCAACTGCTTCTGAGAGCTCAGTGAAAACATTGCCTTTCATTTCTAGAGTTGACCTTGAACAGGATCAATATTCTACAGAGAAGGACGACAGCTCAGAGAACACCTCTCCAACCCCCCAAGTTGAGACCTTAGACGAGAGCAACTCAGACAAGAGAGAGGGCAGAGATGAGGAAGACgaagaggagggggaaggagaggaggaggcagatgaggaggaagaagatgaaatacagaaacaaaagcaacatactctttctcctcctctgtctgcagaTGTTACAGAAGAAttgggggagggggagaaagacAGTCAGACATCGACTGAGGAGCACATGAATAATAGAGATATGGCAGAGAAGCCTCCTGGAGATCTCTGCAGCAGGACAGAGAGTCAGAGCACTGAGATCCATGTTGACAATGAGTCTGCAGGGGCGCCTGCCCATccaaatgcagcagcagcaacagcagcagcagaagcttCTGAGAGGGAATCAGCCATTGGTGACACTGTTCCTCAGCCTCAGTCTGCTATGCCAGTCTTCTCAGCCCTCAATGATAAGGCAACACCTCCAGCTCCAGCCAGGGATCATATTGATCACAGTGATGCTAAAGTGCTGGAGCCAGACTCTCCTCAGCTCCCAGGGAAGTCGATACTTCCCTCAGCCCCCTCCTGGGCAGACACTCCACCCTCTCCAAAGAAAGGTGATGAGGACATGGAGCCAGGCATCAGCTGCGCTAGTGCTGTGACCCCCTTGGCCAAGCCAGAGCCTGTGGCCCCATCTGCTCAGCCAAGGGCATTTGGACGTAAGCATGCCAGGGGCAGAAGGAGAATCATGCATTCAGGTGTGGCGATCAGACGACAGCTATGCTTGGAGCAGGAGggggaaaaggaagaggaaggggCCCCCTCGCCAACACAGAAACCCTGCATGCCTCCTAGCAAAACTGTGCTATTCTCAGATCAAATGGACCTTGCTCATCAGGAGTCTATTGTGAGTCAGACACCCAAAATGCTTACTGATGGTTTTCGTTCAAGAATGTGCACTCGCTCATTCAATGCACCAGACTTGCCACCGAAAGTTGAGCCTCATGTGAAGAGAAAACCAGGCCCAAAACCAGGTTCAAAGCCTGGGCTCAAACCAGGGCCAAAACCTGGACCTAAACCAGGGCCAAAACCAGGAGCAAAGCCAGGTCCAAAGCCTGGGCCTAAACCTGGCCTAAAGCCTGGACCAAAGCCCGGGCCAAAACCTGGACCTAAACCAGGACCAAAACCTGTGCCAAATGAGCCAGAGCTGTCATCGAAATTTGAGACTCCTCTGAAGCGTAAACCAGGACCAAAACCAGGTTCAAAACCTGGATCAAAACCTGGGCCAAAACCTGGGTCAAAACCTGGCCCAAAACCAGGCCTGAAACCAGGTCCAAAACCAGGACCTAAGCCTGGACCCAAGCCTGCAGATGTTTTGCCCCCCACTGACACAGCACCCATAAAGGCCCCGGTGGGTCGCCCCAAAGGCTCTGTTTCTAAAGCAAAGCTGGTGCAAGATGAACCCATTCAACCTTTGACAGGAATGCTGAGTAGGGGCAGGAAAAGCCTAAAAGCTACAATATCACAAGAAAACCAGGATGTAAAACTATTTAAccaggaagaaaaacaagcaaaccATGAGGCAAAGGCACCAGAAAAGGAGAGTAAGAACATGGTCCTGAGATCCAGAAAGCCCTCGCAAGAAAAGCTGtcgaaagaaaaagagaaaatcataGAGGAAGCTATTCTGCCCCAGACAATAACAGAATTCAAAGCCAGTGATGTGTCTCCAAAATTAGAGGAGTCTCTTACTTTGGAACAAACTCTAACTCCCATTCCTAACGCAGTCAAAAACAAGGATGTTCCAGCAGAGCCACCTGCACCACTGGCCTCACCAGTCCCAACTGAACAATCTGAAGAAAAGACATCTCTTACACTAAAAAGGAAACCCAGCCCGGAACCCTCTACAATGCCagtaaagaaaaagagaggtcCAAagccaaaaccaaaaccaatacCTCCTGAACCTCCCCTGCTGGAACAGGCTGTGTCTTTACCGAAAGAGAAGGCTGTCCGGGGGCCCAAAAGAAAGCGAGGGCCACCCAAGAAAGCCCCTGTGGTCACTTCCCCTCCCAAAGACACTCTTCCCAGTATCAGTGAAAGTGACATTACCAGTGAAGTGCCTGTGGTGCCTCCTCAGTGCCCCACTAAAACAAAAGTTCTCCCACCACGCAAAGGCAGAGGACAGAAATATGAAGCCATGGTGCAGAAAATTACATCTCCCAGCTCAAAGAAACACCCTCCAATTCCCCAGATAGAAAGTAATCTGACTGATGATGTGACAGCAAAGACTTTGTCTCAACATGTCCTAAAGGAAGGTGAGACATCGACACTTGTTAATAGCACTGAGGTGATAGAGGGACAAGTAAAAAGCATAGAGTCGAGACAAGAAGTAAAGAAACAAGTGAGGAAAGACGAGGTGAGTCAAGAGGTATCAACACCAGGGGAGGTGAGACAAGAGGTGACAGAGGAGGTTGTAAATAAGGATGAAATAAGACGAGAGAACATCAAACAAGGTGCACAGCTTGATGTTGGAGCTGGCAAGATCAGCTCAGTGGAGGCCCCAGCAGAAGTCAGGCCTCAGGGAAAGTGGACACAACAGGCCACAGACGATGCATCTTCTGTTGCCACTAAGTCCACCAGAACTAAAAGGAAGAGATGGGCCATGGTGGAGAGCACAGACGCCTCAGTAGTAGCCTTAGAAGCGGGGAGCCTAATAGTTACAACACCAAGGTTAGCCAAGCAGAGGGCCATTAAAAACAACCATGAGATGCACCTTaagcagaggagaaagaagagaaaaggtcAAGGCCCCCTCGATGAAACAGACACAGTCGAGGAGACCAATATTGAAACAGTGGAACaacaggagaaggagaagataGAAGAGACAGAAACCAGCACAGAGTCCACAATACCCCTGCCAGTCAGTCCAGATGAGATCACGGAAGCACCCCAGGTAACCAGCACAGAACTCACTCAGAAACCTAGGAGAGGCAGGAAACCATCAGCCAATCCAGCCAAGAGGAAACACGGCAAAGCCTCCTCTGAGCAGATCCCCGGCAAACCAGTGAAAGTCCACAAAAAGCCTGGGCCAAAACCTGGGATGAAAGATGCCATCGAGGTTATTGAGGCAGTGGTAAGGGCTGCAGGATGTGAAGGGGCCAAAAAAGAGGAacgagaaaaagaagaaatggatagaagggaaaaggaaaagacgGAAGAACAGGAGACTTGCATTGTGGGTCCTGTGGTGACAGTATCAGAAAAACAGACTGAGACCATTTCTGTGAAAAGAATCAGGCGCAGACCAGTTCATCAAAACTCTAAACTGTCTTTCTGTCCTTATGTACGGATTAATAACTCCAGAGACTTTTCCTCTTGGTGTGCTATAGTCAACAAGCCTGAGGATGCAGTAATATTTCAGAGACGTAGAAAAAAGGGCATACTCAGAATGAGGAATCCCTTCACAGTTGCAAAGGGAGTGCCACACACTGCTGCCATGCTACAGGGACCCCTGGTGAACAAAAATCTAACTGAGAGGTGTCTTTTATGTAGCCTGTGTGGAAAGCAAGCGAATTACAGAGACCTTGGTGATCTGTGTGGACCCTACTACACAGAGGATGGCGTTCCTAGGAAACTTTTGACGATCAGGCACGCAGAATCCCTCAGGGAAGAGTCCGAGAAGACTGAGGAAAACAACGGTAGCAGCACGAATGATCCAGGCCACTCATCAAAGAAGGAGGATGAGGACAGCACGGAAAAGGAGGGCAACGCAGAAGCATCCGCTCAAGAGGGCAGTAGTAGCAGACACCATCATTGGCGCCACCGAAGGGCGGAAAGAACAGAAAGAATGGGTCAGGAAGGTGGTCCGCGAAGGTTAACTCTCCGGGAGAGGTTCAGGAGAATGAAGCAGCTCCAAGCCATAGGCTCAGGGGCCTCAAGTGACCAAGAGGGCAGCGACAACATGTTCCATAGGCTACAAGTGGAGGCAGAGGCTAAGGAGCACTGGGCACATGAAAACTGTGCCATCTGGACCAAGGGGGTCATTATGGTAGCTGGGAGGCTATATGGACTGAAGGAGGCTGCCTGCAAGTCAGCCCAAACG GCTGCACATTCCACGAGGATGATTTCTCCATCAAATGTCCTAAACACGAG TCTCTCTTCCCGTTTCCTGCAGGACCTGTAA